The genomic interval CCGCGAGGATAACGCCCTAACTGAGCGTGTACAGCTTTTTTATCATCTTCAGTGGCTAGATGTTGTAAGACATAATCCACGTATTCTTCAGGTGTGGTGTACGTGTGTTGAGGCCACATGGTTACTCCTTTATTTATGAATGAGGTATGAATATGTCGCGCGGTTTGCACGCCAGTGAAACGAAAAAAGTCTACAATTATTCAGCACCGCTGGATGATCCAGTTGGGTTTTCTGCCTTATCGGTACTTTCCATAGAATAGAGAATCTCGTTATACCACGATAGTTTTTTCTCTTCTTCCAGATTATCGACATTGTCATCAGAATCAGACTGAGCATCTTGTGGAGCATTCTTCACAAGCACGCTACGCTCCCCTGGGAACACAAAGCCTAAACGCTTTCGAGCTTGCGCCGTCACATATGCCTTATCTGACCATCGTGAAATATCATTTTCAAGATCGGCTTTTTTACGAATCAGTTCAGCCTCTTGATTTTTTAATGCATTCAGCTGCCCCACATTCTGAGCATAACTCTTAAAGACCATAACGATGTTGAGGGCAGCAATAAGAAAAACAATAACTCCAACGAAGAAAACTAAACTGCCGCGTGGATTACGCGCAGTAGCTGTTGAGCGATGAACAGATTGCGCTGAACTATGCTTATTCGTGTTATGTGGCTGTGGAGAAGCTGTTAAACGATCACTTGTTGTGCGTAAGCTCGTAGACACACCTGACCTTGATGTGGAAGAGGCTGATGAAGACGAACGAGCATTCATAATATCGCGTAA from Alloscardovia omnicolens carries:
- a CDS encoding septum formation initiator family protein codes for the protein MADRHRNTPSGRSRRTARSYSRNSRAGVRDELRDIMNARSSSSASSTSRSGVSTSLRTTSDRLTASPQPHNTNKHSSAQSVHRSTATARNPRGSLVFFVGVIVFLIAALNIVMVFKSYAQNVGQLNALKNQEAELIRKKADLENDISRWSDKAYVTAQARKRLGFVFPGERSVLVKNAPQDAQSDSDDNVDNLEEEKKLSWYNEILYSMESTDKAENPTGSSSGAE